CTATAGGTTCAGTAATACCTGCCCTTTGTATAAATATTTGAGGATACCCAAAACGCGACGTAAACTCTAACGGGTAAATACCATGGCCGTTTACGATACAGTTAATATCAATATGTCCAATAAAATTATGTTTGGCTAATGTGCTTTGGAATTTTAATAACGTAGCTTCAAAAATAGGCGAATCTTTGGTCCAAAACATACTGGTTCCCATTTCTCCGGTAGAAACACCTAATTCTTTAGGGAACAATTTTTTGTGTTCGAAAGTGATGTTGATTGGGTAAATAAATTCAGTCCCATTAAAAAATGCTGCGACCGATACTTCTACACCTTTTACTTTTCGCTGCAATTGAAAATTGCCAAAATTGTTACCCCATGATTTTTCGTAGGCTTTTAAAACTCGAATAACATCCAAACCCTCATCATCACTACCCACAAATAAGAGTTGTTTAAGCTCTTGTGTTTCACCACAAGGTTTAATTACATATGTATTGGGGTGGGATTGAATGTAATTTATGGCATCATTAAATGATGTAAATTCTTTAGAAGGAATGACCTTAATTTTATGCTTTTCTAATTCCGCTTGTCCAAAATTTCTGTCTAGTTCTAACTTATCGGTATATTCGGTACCACCAATCACTAATTTACCGGCTGCTCTTAATTCACTAGCAACTTTGCCATAACCAGTGTAATCAAACACAATAATATCAGCCCAATCTATATGCTTTTCCCATTGTGTTATTTTACTAACAAAACCAAAACCAATTTCTTTGGAGGCTTTATCTTCGATAAACATTTTAACGTCGTTACCTTCTAATTTAATAGTATTTATAATATCTAAAGATTCGCCCCAGCGCGATACAAAAAGAAACTTTTTGCTCAAGGGATGTTTTGTTTTCACTAGTAATACATATGGGTTTTAAATGATTGAAATATTTATCAAATGTATTTAAATTAGTTGTTTGTTGTATATACGATTATTATTAAAATATGGGATAATATAAAACAAAAAAAAAGCCTATTAACAGCTTGTTAATAGGCTTTAATAAAAAATATTTTGAGTTATTCTTTTATTTTCTTTTTGTCTTCTTCTCTTTTTACTGTATCATACATTAAAGGTGTTGCAATAAATAACGATGAATAAGTACCAACTATAATACCTACTATTAATGCAAACATAAAGCCTCTAATGGATTCACCTCCAAAAATAAAGATGGATAATAATACTACTAAAGTAGTAGACGATGTATTTAAGGTTCTGCCTAAAGTACTACTTAATGATACATCAACCACTTTATCAAAATTCCAATTAGTATGCTCGTTTACATATTCTCTAATTCTATCGAATACAATTACGGTATCATTTAACGAGTAACCAATTACCGTTAAAATAGCCGCGATAAATGCTTGATCTATTTCCATACTAAATGGCATAAATCGGTATGTTAATGAGAATACACCTAATACCATTAAAACATCATGAAATACTGCAGCAACAGCTCCTAGCGAGAATTGCCATTTTTTGAAACGAAATAAGATATAAAGGAACACAACTATTAAAGATCCTAAGATTGCCCAAAAAGATGCTTGTTTAATATCATCAGCAATCGTTGGACTTACTTTAAAAGATTGCATTAGGCCTACTTGCTTATTTTCATCGTTTAAGTCTATAAATTGCTCATAACTCAAGCCAGCCATATAAGGCTGTAACGTATTAAATAATTTTAATCTTATTTCCTCATCTACCTCAGTTCCAGTTTCATTAACTTTATATTTAGTAGTAATTTTCAATTGATTATCTCCACCAACTGTTTTAGCATCTGCACTTCCAAAAGCACCTTTTAAAACGTCGGCTATTTCTGAAGCATTTACATCTTGCGCAAAACGCACTTGGTATGTTCTACCTCCAACAAAATCGACACCTTGGTCTAATCCATTTGTAAATAACGAACCTAAACTTACTAAAATAAAAGCTCCAGAAATAACATAAGCAATTTTACGTTTCTTTAAGAACTCAATACTTAAATTTCTAAATAAATTTTTAGTAATTGCTGTAGAGAATTCTAATTTACCTCCTCTGTTTACGTACCAATCAACTAATAATCTAGTAATAAAAATAGCCGTAAATAACGATGTACCAATACCAATTAATAAAGTAGTAGCAAACCCTTTAATAGGACCTGTACCAAAAATAAATAAAATTAAAGCGGTTAAACCTGTAGTTATATTGGCATCTAAAATAGATGATAATGCATTACTAAATCCGTCTTGAATCGCCTCTTTTTGTCCTTTACCTTTAGCTATCTCTTCTCGAATACGTTCAAAAATAATTACGTTCGCATCAACCGACATACCTATGGTAAGTACTATACCCGCAATACCAGGCAATGTTAATACAGCTCCTAAGCCTGATAAAATACCGAAGATTAATAAGATATTTAAAGCCATGGCAACATCAGCAAAACCACCTGCTTTTCCGTAGTAAAGTATCATCCAAACAAGTACTAATACTAAAGCAATTAAGAAGGACATAGTACCACTATCGATAGCTTCTTGACCTAAAGATGGTCCTACCACTTCGCTAGATATAATATCTGCCGATGCTGGTAATTTTCCCGCACGTAATACGTTTGCTAAATCGACAGCTTCATTTAATGTGAAGTTTCCTGAAATTTCAGAATTCCCACCAGAAATAGGCCCTGTAGTTACACCTGGAGCAGAATATACAATGTTATCTAAAACAATCGCTATTTGAGTTCCTTGGGCATACGCTTTTCCAGTCATTTCTTCCCAAATCTTAGCGCCTTTAGCATTCATTTGCATAGACACAGTTGGCTTATTGGTTTGTCCAAAATCGTTACGTGCATCTGTTACAACAGCACCGCTTAATTGTGGAACATTATCTCTATTACCAACTAAAGCATATAAATCTACTATTTCACTATCTTTTTCTGGCTTTCCAAAAGCAAATTTAGTGTAACGCATTTCAGCAGGAAGCAATGCTCTTACTTTAGGTGAATTCAAGTAATTAAGAACTTTTGTTTTGTCTTTAATTTCGAATTGAGCAATCACTGGACCGCCTTGATACCCTTGTCCGCGAATTAAATCGA
The genomic region above belongs to Mariniflexile litorale and contains:
- a CDS encoding phosphoribosylamine--glycine ligase, coding for MSKKFLFVSRWGESLDIINTIKLEGNDVKMFIEDKASKEIGFGFVSKITQWEKHIDWADIIVFDYTGYGKVASELRAAGKLVIGGTEYTDKLELDRNFGQAELEKHKIKVIPSKEFTSFNDAINYIQSHPNTYVIKPCGETQELKQLLFVGSDDEGLDVIRVLKAYEKSWGNNFGNFQLQRKVKGVEVSVAAFFNGTEFIYPINITFEHKKLFPKELGVSTGEMGTSMFWTKDSPIFEATLLKFQSTLAKHNFIGHIDINCIVNGHGIYPLEFTSRFGYPQIFIQRAGITEPIGELFFKLATKKQFKINVKKGFQVGAFIVVPPFPYDDKKTFNLFSKDAVVVFKKNGKDGVHAMHLKKVNDEWLITGNTGIAVLVTGIGNTMKDAQKMMYNRISNVIINNGYYRTDIGDRWTEDSDKLWSWGLL
- the secDF gene encoding protein translocase subunit SecDF, with the protein product MQNKGLVKLFALLFGLVSIYQLSFTFKANQVEKAAQEVAINKIPESDPDFRAKRSAEEANYLQSVATDTVFNIGIAKFTYNDVKSKAMNLGLDLKGGINVILQVSVKDILKGLANNTKNPVFNKALNDAEELQKNSQNTYLEDFFLAFDKIKGDTKLASPDIFYTKALDGEIEGNMSDDDVKAVIRTKIDESIVSAFEVLRKRIDEFGVTSPNIQRLGSSGRILVELPGVKDVERATSLLQSTAQLEFWDAYKGEQFFNFLAQANDVLKETAEVKKDTLTAEPQDEENATDSTIDDLLGEAATDSTAVQTVNPLFDLIRGQGYQGGPVIAQFEIKDKTKVLNYLNSPKVRALLPAEMRYTKFAFGKPEKDSEIVDLYALVGNRDNVPQLSGAVVTDARNDFGQTNKPTVSMQMNAKGAKIWEEMTGKAYAQGTQIAIVLDNIVYSAPGVTTGPISGGNSEISGNFTLNEAVDLANVLRAGKLPASADIISSEVVGPSLGQEAIDSGTMSFLIALVLVLVWMILYYGKAGGFADVAMALNILLIFGILSGLGAVLTLPGIAGIVLTIGMSVDANVIIFERIREEIAKGKGQKEAIQDGFSNALSSILDANITTGLTALILFIFGTGPIKGFATTLLIGIGTSLFTAIFITRLLVDWYVNRGGKLEFSTAITKNLFRNLSIEFLKKRKIAYVISGAFILVSLGSLFTNGLDQGVDFVGGRTYQVRFAQDVNASEIADVLKGAFGSADAKTVGGDNQLKITTKYKVNETGTEVDEEIRLKLFNTLQPYMAGLSYEQFIDLNDENKQVGLMQSFKVSPTIADDIKQASFWAILGSLIVVFLYILFRFKKWQFSLGAVAAVFHDVLMVLGVFSLTYRFMPFSMEIDQAFIAAILTVIGYSLNDTVIVFDRIREYVNEHTNWNFDKVVDVSLSSTLGRTLNTSSTTLVVLLSIFIFGGESIRGFMFALIVGIIVGTYSSLFIATPLMYDTVKREEDKKKIKE